A window of Roseburia hominis A2-183 genomic DNA:
TTCTCAAACTGTTCCTCCAGATAATCCCCGACCGCTTCTCCCAGCGTCTCACTCTGCGCCAGCAGTGCTTCGGCATCCTCCGTGACCACCACATAGGCGTTGCGCGGCACCTCGCTCTTCTCCTTCAAAAACGCGAGCCACTCCTGCACGGCTGCCTCATCCTCCACAAATTCCTGTTCCAGGATCAGAACCTTCAGATGACTGTAATCCACCATCCGGTTTCCCGCCTGCTCCGCTTCATACCACGCCAGCCCGGCATCCTTCGTGTCCCTCACCGCAATCTCAATCGGAAAATCACGATCCTCCAGCTCCGCGGGGGCACAGCCTGTCATCACAAGCAGGACAACTGCACAGATCACCGCAAGCGCAAGCAGCCTCCTTCCCCATTTTTTCTGTGCGGCAAAGACGGGGGCCAGCACCAGAAACGGCGTTCCGACATACCACAGGAACCGCTCGTACCAGTCGAATACCGCTCTGCTCCGGTAAAAACAGATTGCTGCCGCAGACGCTGCCACCGCCACAGATCCATAGAAAATCCACATGTACTTTTTCCCTTTTGGCATTTTTAGAATAGGTTTACATAATTCCTCTGCTATGCTGCTTCCATAAAAAACGCAGCTGTTTAAAAGAGCATAAAGCGTAAAAAACCACACGCCGAACATAAACGCATCCGTTCTTTTTAAAAAGCCGCCGGATATTTTTACCGTGCTCATCAGCGTGACTGCCGGATAATCCATCCCCGCAAGCGCCGGTACCCCGAAAATTCCCTCCAGAACCAGATAGAGCACCGCATGGAGACATCCCACAAATAGGATTGCCCTCTTTCCCGCCGCAAACAATGTTTCCTGCCGCTTAACATACGTTCCCGAAAAAAGAAGCAGAAATGCAAAGGAAAGATTCAAAAACACCCCGTAAGCTCCGCCTGCCACGCCCTTTAAGCTGCTCATTCCAAGCGGCGCCCAGTAATCGGTGCACACTTCATCCGCCGCAGCAAAGAGCATGAGAAACAGCGGGATCAAAAGAAACCAGAACAGCATCTCATAGACTCTCGCCCGTCCCTCGATTCCCCCCGCAAGTCCATACAGCACCAGTAGCATGATAACCGAAAGGACCAGATAAAACGATTCTCCGCGCAGAAGATCCCGGAGAATAATGTCTGCAAATAGATACGCCACATACCCTGCAAACAGCACCAGGTAGATCAGATAACCTGCCTGTACGATTCCTCCCCCGATTCTTCCCAGCTGCCGCTCCATATATTCCGGATAAGATTCCTGTGCGGGCGGCGCAAGCCTGCGCAATATCCATAGATACGCGAGCGCTGCCGCCATCCCGATTCCGATTGACAGAATGCCGTCTCTCCCCGCCGTCTTCGCAAGCATCTGTGGGACGAGAAGTGTGCCGATGCCAAGCAGATCATACGTCATCAGCCGATACATCTGGCGTCCCGATATCCTGTTATTTTCTGAAAACATAGTCCGTTTCCTCTCTGTCACTGTTTCATCCGCAGCTTTCTGCGGTTATTTTTCTTCGCGTAGATCGGGCGTTTCCAGAGCAGCCGAAGTGGCTGCCGCCAAAGGAAATCGCGTTCATCTTCATAATCGTTCAGATCTGCCGCCACATACGGCATCAGGTACGGCACGCCAAAGCTTTTTAAGTGCGACAGATGGATCAGCACGGCAAGCAGCCCTGCCAGAAACCCGAAAAAACCAAGCCATGCGCAGATTCCGATAAAAAAGAACTTGAGCAGCCGGAATGCCGTTGCAAACTCCTCATTCGGTACAGCAAACGAACACAGCGCCGTAAACGAGATCACAATCACGACAATCGGACTCACCAGATTTGCCTCCACGGCTGCCTGCCCGATGATCAGTCCCCCCACAATTCCAATCGTATTCCCCATCGCTCCGGGCAGCCGCACTCCCGCCTCCCGCAGCAGTTCAAACGAAAGCTCCATGATAATCACCTCAATCACCGCCGGAAACGGCACGCCGCTCCTGGCGTCCGCAAAGGACAGCAGGAGCGTGGTCGGCAGAATCTGTGTGTGGAAATTGGTGACCGCCAGATAGAGTCCCGGCAATGTCATGGCAAAAAAGGATGCAAAATAGCGCAAAAGGCGCTCAAAGCTTGCGATCTCCCAGCGGTTATAGTAATCGTCGCTCGTCTTGATAAAGGAATTGTAATCGGTCGGCAGAATGAGCGCGATCGGCGAATTGTCCGACAGCACAACCACTCTGCCGTCAAGGATGGACATTGCCGCCCGGTCCGGCCGTTCCGTCGTCTGAAACTGTGGAAACGGGGAATACCATTTTTCCTCCGACAGCTGTTCAATGACTCCGCTGTCGAGTACCCCGTCAATCTCAAATCCCTCCAGCCGCTCCTCAATCTTTGCCACCAGCTCGGGATAGACGATTCCTTCCATATAGACCAGATAGACGTTGGTGTTGGAGCGCACGCCCATTTTTTTCTCTTTTACCTTGACCTGTGGCGACCGGATTCTCTTGCGGATCAACGCCGCATTCTGTTTTACCGAATCCCCGAATCCCTCGTTAGAACCACGCACCACTTTTTCCGAGTCCGCCTCGTTGATCCCCATATTCGGATAACCGTCATCCGGAATCTTGACCGCTTTCGCAAAACCGTCGACGAAAAAGATGGCTTCTCCGGTCAAAAGACCGTCCCCCGCCTCCTCGATCGTCGTAAAATAGGTCGCATCGGAGGTTCCGAGGGCATTCTGTTCCAACACCCGCAGAATCTCCTCCCGCTCCAGACCCCTTAAGTATTTTAAAACTTCTAACAGCGCCGAATTTCCCATATCTACCGAGACTTCAATGAACGTGAGGTAGCACGCCACGTCCCGGTTTTTTCCAAGATTCATCCGCTTCTTCTTGATGTCGTCACAGGTGTGAAACAGTTCCTCCATATGTGCGATGTTCTCGTCGAGTCTCTCGCTGATCTTTGTCTTCTCCGCCACAGATTTTCTTCCTTTCCTAAAACAAAAACGGGGCAGGCATCCGCCTGTCCCTGTTAGTTTGTTCCATTTCGGGAAATTTATTCACTTTTCCTGCTCCCGGATCATTTCCTTCACCGCTGTCGCCTGGTTCATCACATGCTTGTGCATCGCCGCCGTCAGCATGGTCTTATCCTTTGCGGTAAGCCCCTCCACGATCTGGCTGTGCTCCCGGATCAGAATCGGGAAATTCTTTTCATCCTTTAAATATTCCACGCGGTAGCGGTACATCTGCTCCCGCAGATTGTTGAGCATGTTCTCCAGCTTGACGTTGCGCGTCGCATGATAGATGATGTCATGAAACCGCACATCCGCCTCCGCAATCCGCTTGACGTCCCCCGTCTTTGTGGATTCCTCGAACTCATGCATGGTATGTCTGAGCTCCGCAAGCTCCTCCTCGGAAATCTGCTCGCAGGCGATGGATGCCGCCAGTTCGTCGAGCGCATCCCGGATCTGCAAGACATCCTCCATGTCTTTTTCCGTCATCCGCGCAACTTCCGCACCTTTTCTTGGAATCGTGACCGCCAGTCCCTCCTGCTCGAGCATACGAATCGCCTCACGGATCGGCGTGCGGCTCACCCCAAGCTTTGCTGCCAGCTGCAGCTCCATAAGACGCTCCCCCGGCTTAAGCTCTCCTTTTAAGATCGCTTCCCGCAGTGTGTTAAACACCACATCCCGAAGCGGAAGGTATGCATTCATGTTCAATGTCAGATCCTCTGTCATAAGTACCTCCTTCTGCTTTGTTATCTGTTTCTGCCCGTCTTCTCCTCACCGCGCATTGTTGTATATGCTTGTCAGGTAAACCTGTTTTGCAAGATTTGATTCACGCATTGCCTCGTATGCAGCCACGGCTGTATCCCCGTTGGCAAACAGGCCAAAGACCGTTGGACCGCTTCCGCTCATCATTGCATGGACTGCACCGTGCTCCATCATATGATCCTTGATCTCTGCAATGACCGGATAATTGGGAATCGTAACTGTCTCCAGCACATTTCCCATGTGTCCTGCGATCTGCTCCAAATTCTTCGCCCGGATCGCACCGATCAGCCCATCAATATCCGGATGCACGGTATCCGCATCCAGCTTCAGATTCTCATAGACAAATTTTGTGGAAACCCCGATCTGCGGCTTAGCAATCAGCACTGGACATTTGACCATCGGAGGAAGCGCCGATAATTTTTCACCGATCCCCTCCGCGAGCGCCGTTCCGCGCATAATACAGTAGGGAACATCCGCGCCGAGCTTCACACCGCGCGTCATCAGATCCTCCTTAGAAAGCCCCAGATCAAAAATGCGGTTCATTCCATATAATACGGCCGCAGCGTCCGTGCTTCCGCCTGCCATGCCGGCTGCCACCGGAATGTGCTTATGCAGCTTTACATCAATACCGTCCCCAATGTCAAATTCCTCTTTGAGAAGTGCTGCCGCCTTGTATACCAGATTGTTCTCATTTGTCGGCAGAAACGCAAGGTTGGTCGACATCGTAATCCTGCCCGACTGATTGCGGGTAATCTCCAGCCGGTCAAACAGATGAATCGTCTGCATGATCATCCGCACCTCATGGTACCCGTCCGGTCTCTTCCGTACCACATCAAGTCCGAGATTTACTTTTGCCAGTGCTTTTACCGAAATCTCTTTCATAATGCCCC
This region includes:
- a CDS encoding GerAB/ArcD/ProY family transporter, giving the protein MFSENNRISGRQMYRLMTYDLLGIGTLLVPQMLAKTAGRDGILSIGIGMAAALAYLWILRRLAPPAQESYPEYMERQLGRIGGGIVQAGYLIYLVLFAGYVAYLFADIILRDLLRGESFYLVLSVIMLLVLYGLAGGIEGRARVYEMLFWFLLIPLFLMLFAAADEVCTDYWAPLGMSSLKGVAGGAYGVFLNLSFAFLLLFSGTYVKRQETLFAAGKRAILFVGCLHAVLYLVLEGIFGVPALAGMDYPAVTLMSTVKISGGFLKRTDAFMFGVWFFTLYALLNSCVFYGSSIAEELCKPILKMPKGKKYMWIFYGSVAVAASAAAICFYRSRAVFDWYERFLWYVGTPFLVLAPVFAAQKKWGRRLLALAVICAVVLLVMTGCAPAELEDRDFPIEIAVRDTKDAGLAWYEAEQAGNRMVDYSHLKVLILEQEFVEDEAAVQEWLAFLKEKSEVPRNAYVVVTEDAEALLAQSETLGEAVGDYLEEQFENVSQIKKQAYPTIGSLYQEMDNRQETLFLPYVTVKDEKPAVEQYYVWKRGMPAGMVDAEAARLAFFTQNRMREYGLPLEEGMLLLSDATNEITFSEKDGVREVLVTIHCSGSVQGTGGKENKKELALLAEDYMNRMAANVQRKRQVDLTDSYRKLGGAARGWYEEYQECGENYEEEVAIVYQVKINWIHLS
- a CDS encoding spore germination protein — encoded protein: MEELFHTCDDIKKKRMNLGKNRDVACYLTFIEVSVDMGNSALLEVLKYLRGLEREEILRVLEQNALGTSDATYFTTIEEAGDGLLTGEAIFFVDGFAKAVKIPDDGYPNMGINEADSEKVVRGSNEGFGDSVKQNAALIRKRIRSPQVKVKEKKMGVRSNTNVYLVYMEGIVYPELVAKIEERLEGFEIDGVLDSGVIEQLSEEKWYSPFPQFQTTERPDRAAMSILDGRVVVLSDNSPIALILPTDYNSFIKTSDDYYNRWEIASFERLLRYFASFFAMTLPGLYLAVTNFHTQILPTTLLLSFADARSGVPFPAVIEVIIMELSFELLREAGVRLPGAMGNTIGIVGGLIIGQAAVEANLVSPIVVIVISFTALCSFAVPNEEFATAFRLLKFFFIGICAWLGFFGFLAGLLAVLIHLSHLKSFGVPYLMPYVAADLNDYEDERDFLWRQPLRLLWKRPIYAKKNNRRKLRMKQ
- a CDS encoding GntR family transcriptional regulator; protein product: MTEDLTLNMNAYLPLRDVVFNTLREAILKGELKPGERLMELQLAAKLGVSRTPIREAIRMLEQEGLAVTIPRKGAEVARMTEKDMEDVLQIRDALDELAASIACEQISEEELAELRHTMHEFEESTKTGDVKRIAEADVRFHDIIYHATRNVKLENMLNNLREQMYRYRVEYLKDEKNFPILIREHSQIVEGLTAKDKTMLTAAMHKHVMNQATAVKEMIREQEK
- the ispE gene encoding 4-(cytidine 5'-diphospho)-2-C-methyl-D-erythritol kinase, whose amino-acid sequence is MKEISVKALAKVNLGLDVVRKRPDGYHEVRMIMQTIHLFDRLEITRNQSGRITMSTNLAFLPTNENNLVYKAAALLKEEFDIGDGIDVKLHKHIPVAAGMAGGSTDAAAVLYGMNRIFDLGLSKEDLMTRGVKLGADVPYCIMRGTALAEGIGEKLSALPPMVKCPVLIAKPQIGVSTKFVYENLKLDADTVHPDIDGLIGAIRAKNLEQIAGHMGNVLETVTIPNYPVIAEIKDHMMEHGAVHAMMSGSGPTVFGLFANGDTAVAAYEAMRESNLAKQVYLTSIYNNAR